A single region of the Euwallacea similis isolate ESF13 chromosome 22, ESF131.1, whole genome shotgun sequence genome encodes:
- the Der-1 gene encoding derlin-1: MSDLGDWYHSIPKFTRVWFTGTVVFTLLGRFGFLNPINLILLYEAVKRFEIWRLLTSVLYYPISGPSGFHYLINLYFLYNYSRRLEEGTYQGKPADYAYLLIFNWICCVIIGLVADVPLLMDPMILSVLYVWCQLNKDVIVTFWFGTRFKAVFLPWVLLIFNLVMSGGGLMELIGILIGHLYFFLTFKYPQELGGPALLATPGFLKNWFPDEGNIHGFGQAPERAPGVPRGPGVFRGHNWGQGHTLGGN, translated from the exons ATGTCGGATTTAGGCGATTGGTATCATTCTATACCAAAATTTACAAGGGTGTGGTTCACTGGGACTGTAGTTTTTACACTCTTAGGACGATTTGGCTTTCTGAATccgattaatttaattctactGTATGAGGCCGTAAAAAGATTTGAGATATGGAGACTCCTCACTTCAGTGTTATATTATCCAATTAGTGGACCTTCCGGTTTTcactatttaattaatttatatttcttatataATTACTCAAGGAGACTAGAGGAAG GAACGTATCAGGGAAAACCAGCAGACTATGcatatcttttaattttcaattggataTGTTGTGTTATTATTGGACTTGTAGCTGATGTGCCG cttCTTATGGATCCAATGATTCTCTCCGTGCTCTACGTGTGGTGCCAATTGAACAAGGATGTTATCGTAACCTTCTGGTTTGGCACACGGTTTAAGGCTGTTTTCCTACCATGGGTACTTCTCATCTTCAATCTAGTCATGTCTGGTGGAGGATTAATGGAACTTATCGGGATCCTCATCGGCCACCTGTACTTCTtcttaacatttaaatatccTCAAGAATTGGGTGGTCCAGCTTTATTGGCTACTCCGGGCTTCTTAAAAAACTGGTTTCCAGATGAGGGAAACATTCATGGTTTCGGACAGGCCCCCGAACGAGCACCCGGCGTTCCTCGGGGACCAGGGGTGTTCAGAGGACATAATTGGGGTCAAGGTCACACACTAGGGGGAAATTAA
- the LOC136416208 gene encoding uncharacterized protein yields the protein MFFTWCKCGSRGRGQTRSLSEPKVKERNQGNLTEMKSQQIPAEPIHEKNLENNVPSKILHSRTISTSSLVSLKSVQSFYSVKSDNSDFYSVTSDTSVKERF from the exons atgttttttacaTGGTGCAAGTGTGGAAGCAGGGGAAGAGGACAGACACGATCTTTATCAG AGCCAAAAGTCAAGGAGAGGAATCAAGGTAATCTTACCGAAATGAAAAGTCAACAAATTCCTGCTGAACCTATCCATGAAAAAAACTTGGAGAACAATGTGCCATCGAAGATTCTGCATTCACGAACAATCTCTACATCTTCCTTAGTTAGTTTAAAAAGTGTTCAAAGTTTCTACAGTGTAAAAAGCGACAACAGCGATTTCTACAGTGTGACTAGTGACACGTCTGTTAAGGAAAGATTTTAG